From the genome of Carnobacterium viridans:
CTTGAACCTTTTTCCATAGCAGCTAAACTTCCCATACCACGATATGTTTTGAAGCGACGACCTTGGAAAATTTCAAATTCACCAGGAGATTCGTCTGTACCAGCAAGCATACTACCTAGCATAACAACATGTCCTCCAGCGGCTAATGCTTTTACAATATCTCCAGAATATTTAATTCCGCCATCTGCAATAATCGCACGTCCATATTCGCGAGCCACTGCTGCTGAATCATAGATAGCTGTAATTTGAGGAACACCAACTCCAGCTACCACACGTGTTGTACAAATTGATCCAGGACCAATTCCTACTTTAACGACATCCACACCTGCTTCATATAGCGCACGGGTCGCTTCACCTGTTGCTACATTCCCTGCGATTAAGGTAGCTTCTGGGAACTCTTCACGAATTTCTTCAATTTTACGAATAACTCCTGCACTATGACCATGAGCTGTATCAATAACAATTGCATCAGCACCAGAATCAATTAACGCGTGTGCACGTTCAAACGTGTCACTTGTTACGCCGACTGCTGCTGCAACAAGTAAACGACCATGAGAATCTTTTGCAGCATTTGGAAATTCAAGAATTTTTTCGATGTCTTTAATGGTTATTAAACCACTAAGACGCCCATTTTGATCAACAATTGGCAATTTTTCAATTTTATGCTGTTGCAAAATTTGCTCAGCTTCTTTCAAAGACGTTCCTGTCGGTGCAGTAACTAGGTTCTCTTTTGTCATTACTTCATCAATTTGAATAGAGTAATCTGCTACAAAACGCAAGTCACGGTTTGTTAAAATCCCTACTAGAATACGTTCATCCATAGTATTTACGATTGGCACACCACTAATGCGGTAGCGGCTCATTAGTTTTTCTGCTTCTGAAACGGAATGGGTGGGGGTTAAAAAGAAAGGATCCAAGATAACGCCGCTCTCAGAACGTTTTACTTTTCTGACTTCATCTGCTTGCTGTTGGATGGTCATATTTTTATGAATGACTCCTAAGCCGCCTTGACGAGCCATAGCAATCGCCATTCTTGAGTCTGTTACAGTATCCATACTCGCACTCATGATAGGCACGTTCAATTTAATATTTTTAGCTAGTTGAACACTTAAATCCACATCATTTGGTAAAACGTGACTTTCAGCAGGTACTAGCAATACATCATCAAAAGTGAATCCTTTTTTTGCAAATTTTGTTTCCCAATTAGACATTACAACCATCCGCTCCTTTTTCTCCACTTAATTTGTTCGATAATTTTATCTACAAAAATAACAGAGATAGCGGGCTTAGTCAAGAGTTGAATTCAAAATCATTGATTACTTCAGTCTTTCCTTCAAGCATATTAGCATATGAAGTGTTCTCGATGAAAAACGCATGAGAAAAAGCTCAAACCGCCTAAAATTGATTTAGACGATTTGAGCTTTTAAATGCTTTCCAATTTATAGGTTGATCCTAAAATAATCCGCCGCGAATATTTAATTTGCGTTTTGCAAAGTATTTAGCCACAAAAGCAAGTGCACCAATAATAATATTACTTATTGCATTTAAGGGGATATTCACAATTGGTGGAATAACCATCATCGATCCCGTCATGACAATCATTAAAGATAGCATCCCAACAGTAGAGACTAGGATATAGCGGAACATGCCGCCTTTTTTCGGGTTCTTTCTATCCGGCATATTTTTTGAAATCCATAGAATCACTAATCCACCGGCAATAAAGTTCAGTAACGTAGTAATCAATCCCAACGAAGAGCCTTCTACATTATTAAACAAGCCAGAAAGACCTGTGATAATAGAAAATAATCCACCTATCATCAATCCACCATCTAAAGCAATTTTCCAATTCTCAGAAGGTCCTTCTTGTTCTTTAGTCGGTTTTGCAACTATTTTGTCTGCACATTCAGTCACGGTCCCATATAATTGACGAGCCGTTTCTCCTGATCTTTGACGTTCAACTAAATTGTGAAGCATCTCGTTAACTAGTTCTTCTTTTTTAGTTTCAGGAACATTTCTTTCCACTAGAGCTTTATTCAAACTCATCATGTACTGTTCATTTTTTTTGGTTAATTTTTTAATTAATGTGCTGTTTTCTTCTTTTTTTGACAGAGTTGAATTTACTTGTACTTCTTCCATGAATCAATTGCCCCTTTCTAGGCCTTGCTCTTAGAAACTAACGGTTACTTATACATTAAATCTAAATAATAAAATATCTCCATCTTTAACAACATACTCTTTTCCTTCAGAACGCATACGACCTGCTTCTTTTGCTGCTTGTTCACTTTCATATTTATCGAAGTCTTCATAAGAGATTGTTTCTGCACGAATAAATCCGCGTTCAAAATCACTGTGAATAATTCCAGCCGTTTGAGGAGCTTTCATTCCTTTTTTAAAGGTCCATGCGCGAACTTCTTGAACACCTGCTGTAAAGTACGTTCCCAAACCTAAAAGATTATATGTTGAACGGATTAATTTGTCTAACCCTGATTCCTTGATTCCTAATTCTTCTAAGAATAATTCTTTTTCTTCGTCTTCAAGTTCAGCAATTTCTTCTTCAATTCTCGCACAAATTACAATAACTTCAGCCTTTTCTTCTTCAGCAAATTTACGGACTTGATTGACAAGCTCATCATTCTCAGTATCCGCTACTTGATCTTCAGAAACATTCGCTACATACAATACAGGCTTTGTTGTTAATAAAAATAAACTTCTAACGATTTTTTCTTCATCTTCATTAAATTCGATTGAACGAGCTGATTTACCTTCTTCTAAAACTGGTTTGATTTTATCCAAAACAGCTAACTCAGCTACAGCTTCTTTATCTTTTGTACGTGCAATTTTCGATACCCGAGTATAGCGTTTTTCAACTGACTCTAAATCAGCTAGAACTAATTCTAAATTGATGGTCTCAATATCTGAAATTGGATCAACTTTTCCTTCAACGTGAATAATATTGTCATCTTCAAAACAACGAACAACATGACAAATAGCATCTACTTGGCGAATGTTAGCTAAGAATTTATTTCCTAGTCCTTCCCCTTTACTTGCTCCTTTTACGATTCCGGCAATATCTGTAAACTCAAAAGTAGTAGGAATTGTTTTCTTTGGTGTAACCAATTCCGTCAAACGTGTTAAGCGGTAATCAGGAACTTCTACAACTCCCACGTTCGGGTCAATCGTTGCAAATGGATAGTTTGCAGCTTCCGCTCCGGCTTTTGTAATGGCGTTAAATAAGGTTGATTTACCTACGTTCGGTAAACCTACAATTCCAGCTGTTAATGGCATGTTTAAATTCACTCTTTCTTTTTTTAATAGTTTTTGTTGTTAGTTTTCTTCTGCTCTTTCTAAAACCTTTTTCATTTTCTTTTCAAAATCTCTTCTTGGCATCATGACCATATGGCCGCATTGTGTGCACTTAATGCGAATATCCATACCCATTCTAATGATTTGCCAACGGTTTGCCCCGCAAGGATGAGGTTTTTTCATTTCAACAATATCATTCAAATCGTAATTTTTTTCCATCGTTAATCTCCCATGCGTTTATTCATCATCAAATTGAATCTCTAGAATATCTAAAATACGCGTCAAATCATCAGTAGAAAGGTATTCAATTTCAATTTTCCCTTTTTTGTTTTTTTCATTTATCGATACACTGGTGCCAAATTTATCCATTAACCGTTCTTCACTCTCACGAATATAGTAAGGCTTTTTGGTTTCTTTTTTTGGCTGTTCTATTTCTTCTTTAGACTGGTTCATCTTGTTCACTAATTGTTCTAATTGACGAACCGTTAAATGTTCTTTGACCACTCGTTTAGCTAATTTCGAGATTTGTTTTTTATCTT
Proteins encoded in this window:
- the guaB gene encoding IMP dehydrogenase, giving the protein MSNWETKFAKKGFTFDDVLLVPAESHVLPNDVDLSVQLAKNIKLNVPIMSASMDTVTDSRMAIAMARQGGLGVIHKNMTIQQQADEVRKVKRSESGVILDPFFLTPTHSVSEAEKLMSRYRISGVPIVNTMDERILVGILTNRDLRFVADYSIQIDEVMTKENLVTAPTGTSLKEAEQILQQHKIEKLPIVDQNGRLSGLITIKDIEKILEFPNAAKDSHGRLLVAAAVGVTSDTFERAHALIDSGADAIVIDTAHGHSAGVIRKIEEIREEFPEATLIAGNVATGEATRALYEAGVDVVKVGIGPGSICTTRVVAGVGVPQITAIYDSAAVAREYGRAIIADGGIKYSGDIVKALAAGGHVVMLGSMLAGTDESPGEFEIFQGRRFKTYRGMGSLAAMEKGSSDRYFQGGVNEANKLVPEGIEGRVAYKGAVSDIVFQMLGGLRSGMGYVGAGNLEQLREETQFIQMSGAGLRESHPHDVQITNEAPNYSVQ
- a CDS encoding DUF1129 domain-containing protein; protein product: MEEVQVNSTLSKKEENSTLIKKLTKKNEQYMMSLNKALVERNVPETKKEELVNEMLHNLVERQRSGETARQLYGTVTECADKIVAKPTKEQEGPSENWKIALDGGLMIGGLFSIITGLSGLFNNVEGSSLGLITTLLNFIAGGLVILWISKNMPDRKNPKKGGMFRYILVSTVGMLSLMIVMTGSMMVIPPIVNIPLNAISNIIIGALAFVAKYFAKRKLNIRGGLF
- the ychF gene encoding redox-regulated ATPase YchF, with the protein product MPLTAGIVGLPNVGKSTLFNAITKAGAEAANYPFATIDPNVGVVEVPDYRLTRLTELVTPKKTIPTTFEFTDIAGIVKGASKGEGLGNKFLANIRQVDAICHVVRCFEDDNIIHVEGKVDPISDIETINLELVLADLESVEKRYTRVSKIARTKDKEAVAELAVLDKIKPVLEEGKSARSIEFNEDEEKIVRSLFLLTTKPVLYVANVSEDQVADTENDELVNQVRKFAEEEKAEVIVICARIEEEIAELEDEEKELFLEELGIKESGLDKLIRSTYNLLGLGTYFTAGVQEVRAWTFKKGMKAPQTAGIIHSDFERGFIRAETISYEDFDKYESEQAAKEAGRMRSEGKEYVVKDGDILLFRFNV
- a CDS encoding DUF951 domain-containing protein, with protein sequence MEKNYDLNDIVEMKKPHPCGANRWQIIRMGMDIRIKCTQCGHMVMMPRRDFEKKMKKVLERAEEN